GCCGGAAATCGTGAAGTCCTATTGCGATGCGATCAACGCGGCCCACACCGGGAGCAAGCTGGCATCCTTCCGCGACACCGCCCCGGATTTCACGCCGATGGTTCCGGAGATGCGCTGCTTCTACGGCGTGGAATCGCTGGCCCGCACCCGCCGGGTCCGTGCCGCCGCCGATCTTTCCTTCGGTGGAGGCGACGGTCCGCGCGACGACGAGGACGACACGCTCCAAGCCCTGAAGGAGCGCCAGCGACTGGCCCTGACGCCACAGCGCGCGGCGCGCCTCGTCGCCCGCCTGCTGGATGAAGTCGCGGCCAGCATCGGCACGGAGACGATCAAGTCCGCCAGCATCGATGACGTGCTCGATCTGCTCGCCACCGCCGCCTACGACCACGCCACCATGGCGGATGGCCGGGTGCTGCGCTGGGCCGCCGATGGCCCGCGGCGGCTGGATGGCCTCGAGCCCGGCGCGATCCCCATGGACGAGCAGTCCGACTGGACCATCGAACGATTCACCCTCACCCGCCAAGCATGAGCGATTCCGATCCCTACTGGCCGCGCTTTTGGCCGGATGTCCCCGACTCCGACCGCGCCCCGCTGCGCGAGATCATGGCCGAGCTGCTCGGCCGCGGCACTTTGCTCGGCACGGATGGCAGCGGCCGCGATCTCTTCCTGCTGGCCCGCGATCACTATCAGGAGCATCTCAAGGACTACCTCGCACCACTCGGCCTGGAGCTGATCGTCGATGACGACTTCTACCTTTTGCAAGCGCGCCCCCGCCCCGAGGCATGCCTCCTTCTCGCGCAGTTCACGAAGGACGAGACGCTCCTGCTGCTCGTCCTTTGGCGTGCTTGGGACGACCACCGCACCACGCGCGCGGAGCAGTCCGTGATCATCACCGTGGATGACCTGTGGCAGCGCTTCAAATCGACCTTCGAGAACATCGAGCCGCCGGAAAAGACCCACGTGGAAAACATGCTGGCCCGGATGAAACGCCATCGCCTCGTCCGCACCCAGCGGCCGGATCCGAATGCGCCCATCGGTGAAACCTTGATCGAAATCCTGCCCAGCCTCGCGCGCACGATTCCCTTCGACTCGATCGAGTCCTGGCTCGCCCGTGTCGCCCTCTACCAACCGCAGTCCACCGCGGAAGCTTCCCCTTGAGTCCTGTCATGCGTGTCCACCTCAGTCGCATCGTCGCCATCAACTGGTATGGCTACCGGGACTTCATCGATGTCTCCGGCCTCACCCTCATCACCGGTGCCAATGGCTCCGGGAAGAGCGCGTTGCTCGACCTGCTGCAATTCGTGATGCTCGGCGAATCGCTCAGCCGCTTCAACAAGGCGGCAGCCGGTGCCGGCAGCGGGCGCACCTTGCGCGGCTACTGCCTCTGCGATACGAATACCGTCGGCAAGGATGGCCAGGAGCGCTTCCTCCGGCCCAGCGGTGTGACCTTGGCCGCGCTCGAATTCGTCTGGCCGGCGACCGCTGGCGAGGAGGAGCCGCGACGAGAAACCTGGGGCGCACGCATCGAATACGAGGGCCCCACCGCCAAGCCGCGCACGCTTTGGTTCTGCGTGCCGGCCCGCTTGCAAAAGGACGACTTCCTCGCTCCGCAACTGCTGGACGATGCGGTGGCGTTCCTTTCCGAGGAAGAATTCCGCGTGCACGTCCGCCGCGATCTGGAAGGCGATGTCTGGGACCGCCAGGCCAGCTATCTGGAAGAGATGGGCTCGCGCAGCCACCTCGGCTTCGACCGCGTCCAGATGAACAAGACCTTGCCGAACTCGATGGCCTTCCAGCCGGTCGAGAGCTTCGAGAAGTTCATCCGCGAGTATTTGTTAGAGCCGGGCTTGCCGGATGTGAAGGCGGTGCGCGCCAGCGTAGACGCCCACCGTCGTGCGAAGGACCGCTTGGACACGATGCATGACCAGCACCAGCGGCTGGTCCGGATCTGCGACCAGCACGCCGCGTATTTGAATGCTTCGCGCGAGGCAGTCTTGTTCGGGCATTTGCGCGACGCCTTGGTTCACGAGGAGAAGCGCGAGGCCTTGGAAGCCCGCCAGGCCAAGATCGAACAACTCCGCCGGCAAAACGAGGAGCAGCGCGCTGACCACGACTCGGCGATCGACGAGCGCAACGAACTCCAGCAGCAGCTCGATGCCGTGCGACTGGTCGCCGGCAATGACGCCCAGATCGCTCACCTCGCCCAAGGCCGCGCGCGCCGTGACGAGGTCGGCAAGGAGATCGACCAGTTGCGCGAAGCCGCCAAGACCGCGCGCCAGTTCCTTCACGACAAAACCCAGCACTGGAAGCAGTGGCTGAAGCACGCGGAAGAGCTGGGACTGGAAGAGCCGGAGCAGGCTGCCGGGTGGATGAAGGAGATGCAGGGCGCGGATGAAGCCCCGGCACTCGATGCCGCCTCGCGGATGGCCCGGATTTATCGTTTGTTAGAGAGCGAGGGCGAAGAGCGCCTGCGGCCGATCGAAGAGAAACTCAAGGATCAGGAAGCCCGTGAATCGCGGCTCAAGCGCGAGCTCGACGATCTGGCGAACAAGGGCAGCACGTTTTCCTCGCCCCTGCTCGATGCCTTGCGCTCGCGTGGCCAGAAGGCCGCGGCACTCGGCCGGGTGATCGAGGTGAAGCCGGAAGCCGAGCCGTGGTGGCCGCTGTTAGAGACCCTGCTCGATTCGAACCGCCAGGCCGTGCTCGCCGAGGATTTCACCGCCGCATGGGACCAAGCCCAGCGCTTGGGGCACATCGATGAGCCGCTGGTCAACACCGCCGAACTTGGCAAGGCCGGCAAGGCTGACAAGACCAAGGCCGGCAGCATCGCGGCCTTGTTCGATACCTCGCACGAAAACGCGCGGGCTTATCTCGATCATCTCTACGGCGACCTCGTCGCGGTGGAAAAAGCCAAACAGCTCGACAAGCATCCGCGCGCGCTTTCGAAGGACGGCTGGCTGAAGGATCCGCCGCTGCGCCTGCACCTCACCCCTTCCAAGGAATTCACCATTGGCGAGGAAGGCCTGCGGCGTTTGCGCACCTTGCGCGAGGAAGAGCTGGAAGGCGTGCGCGAGGAACTGTCGCGGCTGAATCGTTCACGCGACGATTGGAAGACCTGGCTGCACCGCGGCAAGCAATGGCGGCTCGACGAAGCGGATGCTCCGCCGGGCACCTCAGGCCTGCGCGACCTGCCGCGTCTGAAGAAAGAGGCGCAGGGCCTCGATGAGACAATCCGCCTGCTGGCCACGCCCGAGCGCGAGGCGACGGTCGAGAAGCTGCGGGTGCTCGACCGGACTTTCCAAGGAGTCATCGAGCGCATCGGTCGCCTGAATGGCTCGCTGTCGAAATTCGAACAGCAGGAGCGCGAGCAATTGGACGCGATCACAACCTCGCAGGAAGAAGAGCAAACCGCCCTCCATGAACGCCGCCTGAGCCGCGAACGCCTGACGGGAGTTCGCGATGCGGAGATCGAGTCCCAGATCGAGTCGGCCCGCGAGCAGTTTCCCAAATGGCAGCAGCGCATCGACGCGGTGCGCGAGTTCGCGGAGATGCAGCGCCGTGGTGCTGAGAAGGCCCGCGACAGCCGCGATCTGGAGCGCAATGCGCTGGCGGAAAAACATCCGGACACCGCCGAGTTCTTCGATCCCGCGGACGATGAGAACGGCCGCTACGACGCCCGTCGTCGCGAATTGGAAGAGCACGAACTCGAGCGCTACCGCATCGAAGCCGAAGACGCGCAGAAGCAGTGGGAAGACCGCCTGCAGCATCAGGTGCTCGATGTCCTCAAGGAGAAGCTCGACGAAGCCGAGCGCACCAAGCGCGAGCTGAACAAGGCGATGGACCACGTGATCGGCGGCATGCGCTACCAACTCTCGATGCGTGCCGACCGCACCCACAGTGCGATCTGGACCCTCGTGGACAAGGGCCTCAATCCCGCGATGGAACTCTTCGCCGCCGGCGGCAAGGAAGACATCGAGAAGGCCAAGCAAGCCCTGATGCTCGCGATCGAAAACGCGGAAGACCCGCGTCATCAGAAGGCGCTCGACTACCGCTACTATCACCACTGGGATATCCAGGCGACACCCGCAGGCAAGGGCGAAGGCTCCGCCATCTCGCTCAACAAGAGCGCCAAGAAACAGAGTGGCGGCGAGAACCAGGCCCCCTTCTTCGTCGCCATGCTCGCCGCCTTCCAGCGTGTCTATGACCTCGGAAAGAAGGACCTTCGCCGCAACCTCGGCCTCGTGGTCATGGACGAAGCCTTCTCAAAGCTCTCCGGCGACCGCATCGATGCCTGCCTCGCACTCGCGCGGAACTTCGGCCTGCAACTCGTCATGGCCTTCCCGGAAGACCGTCTGCCAACGATGATCCAGCACGCGCAAACCGTGGTACAAGCCAAGGTCGAGCGCGCCTACGACGATCAGACCGGCACCGTCACCAACATCCGCAACTGGTGCGTGCGCGTCGATCGCAAGAAACTCATCGAAGCGCTGTCATGAAGCAACTGCATCCCGCGTGGCTCGTCGAACTGCACCGTCAGTGGTTCGCAGCGCGTGGGAAGCGGCTCGATGGAAAGTCCCGCGCGTTCTCCCGCGACTGGCACCGGCTTCTCGATGACGCCGGGATCACCTCTGCCGAAGATGTCGCGACGGCGGAGCGTGAAGCGGGAAAGCTGCACGACGCGGGCAAGATCATCTTGGCGAGGCATCGCTACCGCCGCCATCTGATCGAACGCCTCTCGCTGCCCGTTTCATCGGAGGCCTGGCTGCGTGACCTCTTCACCACGGCGGCACCCGAAGACCTTCGCCAACAAAGCCTCGCTCACGTCCGGGAGGCCTCGACACGAAGCCATCCGCGGTTCCCGGACACGTGGCGGGAATGGCTGGACTCGGTCGGCACGGCATTCGAAGCGGGACGCCACGTCCGTCCGCTCGCTTGGAATCGTCCCGGTCTCGTCCTTCAGATGCTGGACCTGACCTTCGGTCTCACCGCCCGGAAGTGGCCCGAGGAAACGCTCATCCGTGAAGCGAGCGTGGAGATGGGCCATGAGTCGAAGCATCTGGAGCGCTCCCGGCGGATCGCCGAGGCCTGTTTGGCATCCATGTTCCTGAGGCCCACCTCATTGGCCGCGCTCGGGATCTTGGGAAGCCAGCCGCGGATAGAGATTGCCGGAGAACTGGTCCTTCATCTTCCCGACGGAGACGCCTTGAAGATTGACGGATTCAAGGGCTGCTATCACCTCACCACAGATCTACTGCGGGCGGTCAAGGCCACCACACCCGCAAAGAGAATCCTCACCGTCGAAAACACGAAGACCACGCTACGCAGGATCGCTTCCCTGAACGCGGACAAGGAAACCCTGATTCTCGCCTGCGCCTATCCGACCCAGGGACTGCAGCGACTGATCGAGTTGCTTCCGTCGGAGCTTCCCATCCATCACTTCGGCGACACCGACCCGGCGGGCTTTCAGATCCTCTCAAAGCTCCGCCAGGCGATCGCCCCGCGTCCCGTTGCTCCCTTCCTGATGCATCGGCGAGAGCGCAGCGAGCCCCGTCCTCTCACGACCTACGACCGGGGGATTCTTCCTGCTCTCCTCGTCGATCCTTGGCTGGAGGATGTCAGAACCCAGCTTGAGTCGATTTCCGCCAGCAACGACAAAGGCGATTTCGAACAAGAAACGTTGGGCCGCCCCGAACTCCGCGAGTGGCCCTTTTACAGAATTCATCCGGCTGCAGAACTCCCGGCCGCCGGCAGCAGGTCGCCGGATCGGCCGGGAGATTAAAATCCGGTTACCGGCTCAGAGCCCCAACAACGCCTCGATCTCGCTCTTCGAGAGGGCGCGGTCGCCGTTCTTGTTGAACTCGTCGAATTTCTTGCCGGCGGCATCCTGGTCTGACTCGCCGGCGAGGTATTCGTCGCGCGAGACCGAGTTGTCCTTGTTCGAGTCCTTCTGCTTCAGGAACTCCTTCACGGCATCGCGCTTGCGTTCCTTCTCCGCCTTCTCCTGTTTCTTGCGCTCTTCCTCCTTCTTCGGGTCCTCCTTTTCACGGGGAGCGGCTCCGATTTGTGCGGGGATGATCAGGGCGGCCAAAAGCAGGGCGATGGTGGTGGTTTTCATGGGTTTGCAGGTTTTGAGTTTGGGGATGGGACCCAAATGGGGGGAAGCCCACGGAACAGAGTCCGCAAACGCCTCGCGTTTGAATCCACAAAGGAGACCATCGGCCAAATCGGACTGAAAGGCAACGCACCGAATTCGCGAGGACGTCATGCTACCCAAACGCGTTTGAGACAAACCAAGACGCTTAGCCCGCCGGAAGCACCCGCGCTGTGACAGGCCGGGTGCCGAGTAACTTGGCCGCCGCCTGCTTCACCTCGCCCGGCGTGATCGTCTGGAAGATCGCCGCGACCTCGCGGTGATGGGTCACGGGGAGCCCGAACAGCACGTCGATGGCCGCCAACCGCGCGATCGATCCCGGCGATTGCAGGCCGAGCGCGAGGCTGGAAAGCACGGTCGCCCGCACCCGCTCGAAGGCATCCTCTGGAATGCCGTCTTCGGCGATCTTGGAAATCTCCGACACCAATTCGCGCTGGGCCAGATCGACCTGCGACGGATCGGTCGCCAGGTAGAAGCCGAAGAAGCCCGCATCGTGACCGTGGAACTGGGTCGCACCGACTTGATACGCCAGCCCCAGTTCCTCGCGGATGCGGATGAAAAGCGGCCCGGCCATGTCAGTGCACCATTCCTGGATCATCCGCAGCGCGAACCGCTCCGGCGCGAGCGCCGAGCATCCGGGATAGGCGAGCGCCAGCACCGCCTGCTTTTTCGGCAAGAACGCCTCGATCTCGAAATCCCCGCGAACCGTCGCCGACGGAGGAACCCATGGCGTCCCCATCGGCAGGCGGCCGATCCCTTCCGCGAGCACTTCCCGCGCATGGACGAGGTCGAAGTCACCGGCGAGGGCGACGACCGTATTGCTGCCTTGGAAATGTCGCGAGTGGTGAGCCGACAGTGCGAATCGATCCAGCCCCGCCAGCGAGGCCTCCGTGCCGAGCGCGTGGATCCCGTAGCCAATGCCATCGAAAAGATGCGCCCGCGCGAGCCGGAAGGCCGTCGAAAGCGGATCCTCCATCGCCTCTCGTAGCGACGCGGTCTGGCTCGCCTTCTCCCGTTCGATCGAATCGCCGTGGAAGGCCGGCTCCACCAGCACCTCCGCGAGCAGCGGCAGCAGGGTCGAAAGATCCGGCGAAAGCCCGCCCATTTGGGCCAGCAGCGCATTGTTGCCGGAGGCCGCCCCAAGCGTCGCACCGTGGGATTCGAGCAAGCCCGCCAGCTCGGCAGCACTGCGCCGCACCGTGCCCTGGGGCAAGGTGGCCGCGAACAAGGCATTCAGGCCGGCGTTCTCCGGGATCTCGGAGACAAGGCCCGCCCGCACCGCCACCTGCGCGGTGAAGATCGGCACCCGCGGATCCGGCAGCAGCGCAATGGTGGCACCGTTCGGCAGCGTCACGCACTCCGGTTCCGGCCGCACCCGCGTCGCTCGTTTCAAGGTGGCGGGAGCCGGAGCGTCCGCGGGATCGAGGATGGAGAGGCTCATCTGGTCCTCGGTCAGCCGGGCCATGGCTCGGCGGACGTCGGCAGCCGTGGTCGCCTTCAGCGCGGCCAGATACCGCCGGGTGAAATCGAGATCGCGCGCCTCGTGCCAATTCGACGCGAGGTCGGTCGCACGGCCCGAGGCGGTGGTCAGCGACTTGAATTGGCTCGCGGCGATCTGCCGACGGGCCTTCGCGAGGTCGTCATCGAGCGCCGTGCTTGGAAAATCCGCCAGCTCGGCCAGGATCGCGGCGATCAGTTCGTCGCGCTTTTCCGGCACTGCCTCGGCGGAGATGGCAAACAAGCCACCGCGCCCGGCCTGACTCCACGACCAGGCAGAAATCTCCAGCGCCAGCCCGCGCTCCTCGCGGAGGTGACGGTAGAGCCGCGCCGACCTCCCCCTTCCCAGCACCGCCGCGGCCAGATCGTAGGCCGGCACGTCCGGATGCCCCAGCGGCGGGATCTTCCACGCCAGGCTGATCTTGCTGGCGGGTACCGAGAAGGTGGCTCTCCCCCGGCGCGGCCCGAGCTGCACCGGATCCTGCGGCACCACCGGTTCCGCGCCGCTGCCGCGGGCAAATCCTCCAAATAGCGCTTCGATCTGCGCTTTCACCGCTTCCGCATCGAAGTCGCCGGAGAGACACAGGCAGCAGCGGTCCGGCGTGTAGCGCGAACGATGGTAGCCGGTCAGTCCCGGGTAGCTGATTTCATCAAAAAGCCCCCGGTGCCCGATGACCGGGTGACGCCGCGGGTCAGAGGTGAAGGCAGTCGAAAACATCAGCCGGCCCGACACGTCGTCCGGGTCGTCCAGCCCCATGTCGATCTCGCGGCGGATGACGTCCTTCTCCTTCTCAAACTCCTCCTCCGGGAGCGCCGGGGTGAAAACCATCGCGGCCAGCACTTCCAGGAAGGTGCCCAGCCCGCTCGCCGGGCCGTCGATGTAATAAACGGTGCGGTCGAAGGTGGTGTAGGCGTTCCAATGCCCCCCCGCCGCCTGCACCGAGGTGGCGAGTTCGTCCGCGCCAAACCGGCCACCGCCCTTGAAAACCATATGCTCCAGGAAGTGCGAGACGCCTGAGCCCAGCAACGATCCCTCGTGCAGGCTGCCGGTCTCCACCCACACCTGGGCGCTGATCACCGGAGCCGCCGGATCGGGATCGAGGATGACCGTGAGTCCATTCGGCAAGTGGTCGAGAGAGGCGGCTGTGGCAGGGTAGTCCATGAATTTCCGGCTTGGACGGAGAGAAATGGAGGATACACCCGTGTCATGCAACGGTGGATCGTGCTCGGCGCGCTGGTTCTCTCCCTCCTCGGGAGCGGGCTGATGTTCGGCTATTGGAAAGTTCACCAAAGTCGCCCTGACCGCCAATGGGTTCCCATCCCCTTTAATCCCGAGTCGACGCAGGAGCAGCGCGACAAGAGTGTCGAGGATCTCCGCAAGGCCCTGCTGACCGAAACCGTGCTCACCGGCATCGTCCGCGACTGCGACATCACGTCGAAATGGAAGCTCGAATCGGAGCAGGCGGCCGTCGAGGAACTCAAGCGCCGGGTGATCATCGAAGAGGGCGAAACCGTCCTCAGAGGCATCCCCACCGCCACCCTCAATATCGGCTTCAAGGGCAACGTCGGCGAACAGTCCGAGCTGAAAATGCTCGCCGAACGCCTGATTGCCGACGTGCAACGTCTGGTCACCCAAAGCGCTCCGCCCGCCCCCGCCCCCGCCCCCACTCCCTCCCCGGCCTCGACCTCCACCGAGCCGAAATTCTGAGGGTTGTCAGTAGATGTGGCCGCGGCATCGCTGTCTTGCTCGCTCAATGCCAGCTTCGAGGCGCTGCCCGCATGGCACGGCATGAAAGGCCGCGGCACCAACAAAGCCATCGACCGCGCCGCTCTGGATGAGCCAATGGTGCTCTCGGCGATGCGGAGGTTCTATCCGGAGCCGTAGCAACCAGCATCCACCGGCTACTTAAGATCGTTTCGTCGGATGCGAAGGTTTGACATCGTGCTAAGGTGGGAGTGATGCATCTCCCTCCCCGGCTCCCATGAATTTGCAGCAAGCCCTGGCATTCGGCATTCTCGGCGGGACGATGATTCTCTTTCTCTGGGGACGTCTGCGCTACGACATGGTGGCCCTCCTTGCTCTGCTCGTTTCGATCGCCTGCGGCACGGTGCCAGCGGACAAGGCCTTCTCGGGATTCAGCGATGACATCGTGATCATCGTCGCCAGTGCGCTGGTGGTGAGCGCGGCCGTCGCCCGCTCGGGCGTCATTGAGAGCGCATTGCGAAAGCTCGGCAACCGGGTGGAGAAGGTGCGCTGGCAACTCACGCTGTTAGTCGGCTCGGTCACGTTCCTCTCGGCCTTGGTCAAGAACATCGGAGCCTTGGCAATGCTGATGCCCGCCGCCTTGAAGATGGCGAAGAAGTCGGACAGCTCGCCATCGGTCTTCCTGATGCCGATGTCGTTTGGCTCGCTGCTGGGTGGGCTCATCACGCTGATCGGCACCTCGCCGAATATCATCGTCTCCCGGGTGCGCGAGCAGATCACCGGCGAGGGCTTCCGGATGTTCGACTATGCGCCGGTCGGGATCGGTCTCTCGCTCGTCGGCCTGACATTCCTCCACTTCGGCTACCGGCTGCTGCCCGCGGACCGGCGTGCCGCACCGACCATGGGAGAGGTTCTGGATATCCATGACTACACCACCGAGGCCGTGGTGGCGGAGGACTCGCCCGTGATCGGCCAGAGCGCGGCGGAATTCGTCCTGAGCAATGAGCGCGAAATCAAGATCACCGCGGTGCTCCGGGGCGAGCAGCGCGAACCGATCGCCAAGGTGGCAGGGACTGCCATCGAAGCCGGCGACATCCTCTTGCTGAAGGGTGCCCCAGAGGAACTGGAGCGGGCGATCGCACGCGCCGGACTTCTCCTCGAAGGCCAGCACCGCGCCACAGTGACGGAAACAGCGGGCAATGACATCGGCGTGGCCGAGGCGGTGGTCACGGCAGGATCGCCACTGGTCGGCCAGACGGCGGGCAAGATGGAGCTGCATGAACGCCACCGGGTCAACCTCCTCGCCATCTCGCGCGCCGGTCACCGGCTGACCCAGGGCCTGCGCGACACACGGCTGCGCGGGGGTGACGTGATCGTCCTCCAAGGACCGCTGAACGTGCTGCCCGAGCAGATGCGCGAGCTTGGTTGCCTGCCCCTGGCCGAGCGGCCGATCGCGCTCGGCAATGTTAGGAAAGGCCTGGTGCCGCTGGTGGTGTTAGGAATTGCGATGGCGCTGGCCGCATTCTCCGTGGTCCCCGCGGCGGTGGCTTTTTTCGGTGCCGCAGTGGTGGTGATCCTCTGTGGCGCTCTGCCGCTGCGGGCGGCCTACGATCACATCGAGTGGCCGATCCTCGTGATGCTTGGCGCGCTCATCCCGGTGAGCGAAGCCTTGCAAACCAGCGGCGGCACGGCCCTGGTCTCCAGCTGGCTCTCTTCAGTCGCCTCGGGCCTGCCACCATGGGCCGCGGTCGGCTTGATCATGATCGCGGCCATGGCCGCCACGCCCTTCCTGAACAATGCCGCGACCGTGCTGGTGATGGCCCCCATTGCCGCGATCTTTGCCAAGGACCTGCAGATGAACCCCGACGCCTTCCTGATGGCAGTGGCAGTCGGGGCGGGCTGCGATTTCCTCACCCCGATCGGCCACCAGTGCAACACGCTGGTCATGGGTCCCGGCGGCTATCGCTTCGGCGACTATGCCCGGCTCGGAGCCCCGCTGTCCGCGCTTGTGATCGTCGTGGGCGTGCCGCTGATCCTGCTGGTGTGGCCGGTGTGAGGAAGGATGGTTCCGATCCCTACCGCCGGAGCCAATAAAGGCCCCTGAGCAGAACAGCTCTGGGGCCTTTTCCTTTGTGTCATTGTGTGGCACGGCGCGGCTAACACGCTCAACATGAGTTGATGGAGTAGGCTCACAGGTTCGGAGTGGTGTTGTGTCTTGTTGCGTGGTGTGGCGTGACGTGGTGCAATCGCCTGAAAGCTGATCTGGAAAGCCCACCTGAAAGCTTTGACGATTGCAGCGGCGCGAGGGAAGTGACGGCGGCGGCAACCGGGAGCGAACTGGGCTTATGTAAACCGTCGTTGTTAGGCGCTCCTCGGAATGCCTCATTGCCTCCAAGGCGATCCGAATAGGAACGTTCGCATTCGCCAGCCGGGTGTTGAAGGTCATCCGCGTGGTATGAAGATCAAAGCGGCGTCCGAGTTCGTCTTGGAATGGGATGCCTGCTTTTGCGAGATCGCGCTTCAAAGGATCGAGGCCTTTGAACATCCGCAAGACCCTTTCATCAGGAGCCGCGCTCTTTGAGCGCGCCTCCGTCAACGCGTTCACAAACTCCGGGTGAAGGAAGATGATCGAGCCCTTGCGGTTCTTCTCTATGGTAGCGCGAAGCTTCAGCATGGGAATGCCGCGGACGTCACGTCCGCGATCCGTTCCCACCCACATTCCTCGGCAGGGAGGCGAAGGTAGCGCCCAAGGTTCTCGACGTGCTTCCCATCGCGCCGCTGGTTCTCCTGATCTGACAAGAATGCGTCGAACAGCATCGAGAGCGAGGCTGCCGCAGTTTCACGAATCGGGCGGCTGGGGAGAGATTTGTCCATCCCTGAGCAAGTCGGGCGACTTGGCTCTTGGTTTGACAGTCAGCGGCTTCCGTTGAAGCTTCGCGAAGAAAGCCCGGTGGTCGAGTGTGTTAGATACCCGAATCTGAGTGGGCTAATAAATGCTGTTCGCCTGAAAAAATAAAAGCAAAGATGAGAACTCGAAAAAAACACCTTTGTTTGAGCCCGCTGATAGTGGCTGCCCTAGTTTGCAACTCGATGAAATGCCAAGCATACGAGGTGTGGATGGGGACTCTCGGATGGCAACAAAAGATGCATGACCATCCTGAAGACTGGGCCCGCACGGCGGCATTGGTGGAAGGCCTCAATGTCAATTGGAGCCGCGGAATGCCAGATCCCGGTCGGCTCAAACCGGATTTCAGGGACGAGGTCATCGCGAAGTTCTCAAAAGCGAGAATGAAAGCCAGCCAGGTTATTCCCCACGGGGCTGGGGCGATTACGGACCAGAGCGACTGGCAACGGTCATTTGATCGAGCCGACAGCATGGGCTACAAGCTGGAACATCTCTACACATACAACGGAGGAAAGGGCAAAACGTGGTCGGAGGGCGATCATAAGCTTTTGCGGGCTT
This genomic interval from Luteolibacter arcticus contains the following:
- a CDS encoding SLC13 family permease, yielding MNLQQALAFGILGGTMILFLWGRLRYDMVALLALLVSIACGTVPADKAFSGFSDDIVIIVASALVVSAAVARSGVIESALRKLGNRVEKVRWQLTLLVGSVTFLSALVKNIGALAMLMPAALKMAKKSDSSPSVFLMPMSFGSLLGGLITLIGTSPNIIVSRVREQITGEGFRMFDYAPVGIGLSLVGLTFLHFGYRLLPADRRAAPTMGEVLDIHDYTTEAVVAEDSPVIGQSAAEFVLSNEREIKITAVLRGEQREPIAKVAGTAIEAGDILLLKGAPEELERAIARAGLLLEGQHRATVTETAGNDIGVAEAVVTAGSPLVGQTAGKMELHERHRVNLLAISRAGHRLTQGLRDTRLRGGDVIVLQGPLNVLPEQMRELGCLPLAERPIALGNVRKGLVPLVVLGIAMALAAFSVVPAAVAFFGAAVVVILCGALPLRAAYDHIEWPILVMLGALIPVSEALQTSGGTALVSSWLSSVASGLPPWAAVGLIMIAAMAATPFLNNAATVLVMAPIAAIFAKDLQMNPDAFLMAVAVGAGCDFLTPIGHQCNTLVMGPGGYRFGDYARLGAPLSALVIVVGVPLILLVWPV